From Kineosporia corallincola, one genomic window encodes:
- a CDS encoding ATP-binding protein, with product MLFGRQAELGTIGGMLGRARFGFSSVLVVRGEAGIGKSTLLHQARAGAAGMTVLSARGVESGPAIPFTGLAELVRPVLPLVERLPAPQAAALREALSSGPALSSGSAPLSGSAPLSGPAPHRDRFSLCAATLSLLTAVAAGGPTLVLVDDLPWLDASSREALLFAGRRLGHQGVVLLMTSRTEPDDDATPDPSLAGLPQRTLRGLGPGDSRALARSLAPGVPPERLARIHPDTAGNPLAIEELCGALSRPDLGPGDEPGDEPGDGAHHRPGHALSQGPDQAPAARRNDGRRPARLTRALTARLAAMPARTRTVLLLVAAAGCGHTDVVRRAAAAIGLGLADFAPAEREGLLLVTPEHIDFRHPLMRSVLISSSGPAERAAAHAALAGALALSPGGTAADARAWHLAHALPAPDPQVGELLARAAARARRRGGNLEAATAFELAAEFAAPAARPALLVRAARCWQLAGRTGRMLPLLDEALGLTTDPQLRALIRHMRGYLWMWRSQPRDGLAEMLDGAGEVEGIDAARAALMYADAAIAHFMLGEPAQLLTATRRAYELGEQCGDAGGTGDVARLVAAVARSGALVINGHRAQGQRLLTEVVPRLLAVPPLPRAQEYAHAALIAIWLERYDLAGELLDAIITAARAQSALGVLPQALAIGSELAFHTGRWRQAREFAGRSVELARETHQADVYGRYFMARDQVVRGRTREALGTIARTHDVTTRHGATGLHLHTTHALGLLALGAGDLAQAIDRLERTGRLPVAGNTRDQSIVPWAFDLVEAYAGAGRTDDARRLLATIAVDEAPDGCRSDLLIARTWRCRGLLSNEMTHGEAAFARALASHERSPVPFEQARTLLHYGEYLHRRRRRTRARDHLRQALDIFEQLGATAWAHRARTGLRATEEPSAWGTALAMTRAGETILVKPSPAQRITPTGLPEIGPGPGIGRGIGRGIGTGHGTGTSHGDGTSHSGGTGHRNGTGHERGTDQGGGTGQRDATGHERGADQGGGTGQRDATGHERGADQGGGTGQRDATGHERGADQGSGTGQRNATGHERGTDPRNRAGHGNGSRHGNEGGLGSGNSLEHSHGSGAGAGAGAEIGAGSRPPNGPDTAAPGDDHPTGTPRPTPAGGRAQPGTVRARGALAPVRCR from the coding sequence ATGTTGTTCGGGCGACAGGCCGAGCTGGGGACGATCGGCGGGATGCTCGGCCGGGCCCGCTTCGGTTTTTCCTCCGTCCTGGTGGTGCGGGGCGAGGCCGGGATCGGCAAGAGCACCCTGCTGCACCAGGCCAGGGCCGGTGCGGCCGGGATGACGGTGTTGTCGGCGCGGGGTGTGGAGTCCGGGCCGGCGATCCCGTTCACCGGGCTGGCCGAGCTGGTGCGGCCGGTGCTGCCCCTGGTGGAGCGGTTGCCGGCGCCGCAGGCGGCCGCGTTGCGCGAGGCGCTGTCTTCCGGCCCGGCGCTGTCTTCCGGGTCGGCGCCGCTTTCCGGGTCGGCGCCGCTTTCCGGGCCGGCCCCGCACCGTGACCGGTTCTCGCTCTGTGCGGCCACGCTCTCCCTGCTCACCGCCGTCGCGGCGGGCGGTCCCACGCTGGTCCTGGTGGACGACCTGCCCTGGCTCGACGCGTCGTCCCGGGAGGCGCTGCTGTTCGCGGGCCGCCGGCTGGGACATCAGGGGGTGGTGCTGCTGATGACGTCGCGCACGGAACCGGACGACGACGCGACGCCGGACCCGTCGCTGGCCGGTCTGCCGCAGCGGACCCTGCGTGGCCTGGGCCCCGGCGACTCCCGGGCCCTGGCCCGTTCGCTGGCACCCGGCGTGCCGCCCGAGCGCCTGGCCCGGATCCACCCGGACACCGCCGGGAACCCGCTGGCCATCGAGGAACTCTGCGGCGCGCTGAGCCGGCCGGACCTGGGGCCGGGCGACGAGCCGGGCGACGAGCCGGGCGACGGGGCGCACCATCGACCCGGCCATGCGCTGAGCCAAGGGCCGGACCAGGCGCCCGCCGCCCGGCGGAACGACGGCCGCCGCCCGGCCCGGCTCACCCGGGCGCTGACCGCCCGGCTGGCGGCGATGCCGGCCCGCACCCGCACCGTCCTGCTCCTGGTGGCCGCGGCCGGGTGCGGGCACACCGACGTGGTGCGCCGGGCCGCCGCCGCGATCGGCCTGGGGCTGGCCGACTTCGCCCCGGCCGAGCGTGAAGGACTGCTGCTGGTCACACCGGAACACATCGACTTCCGGCATCCACTGATGCGTTCGGTCCTGATCTCGTCGTCCGGTCCCGCCGAGCGCGCTGCCGCCCATGCCGCTCTGGCCGGGGCGCTGGCGCTGTCGCCGGGCGGGACCGCCGCCGACGCCCGGGCCTGGCACCTGGCCCATGCCCTGCCCGCCCCCGACCCGCAGGTCGGCGAGCTGCTCGCCCGGGCCGCCGCCCGGGCCCGGCGGCGGGGCGGAAACCTGGAGGCAGCCACAGCTTTCGAGCTGGCCGCCGAGTTCGCCGCCCCGGCTGCCCGCCCGGCCCTGCTGGTGCGTGCCGCCCGTTGCTGGCAGCTGGCCGGGCGCACCGGCCGGATGCTCCCGCTGCTCGACGAGGCCCTCGGCCTGACCACCGATCCCCAGCTGCGCGCCCTGATCCGGCACATGCGCGGATACCTGTGGATGTGGCGTTCCCAGCCCCGCGACGGGCTGGCCGAGATGCTCGACGGCGCGGGTGAGGTGGAGGGCATCGACGCGGCACGGGCCGCGCTGATGTACGCCGACGCCGCGATCGCCCACTTCATGCTGGGTGAGCCGGCGCAGCTGCTGACCGCCACCCGGCGGGCCTACGAGCTGGGCGAACAGTGCGGGGACGCCGGTGGCACCGGTGACGTGGCCCGGCTGGTGGCCGCCGTCGCGCGCAGTGGGGCGCTGGTGATCAACGGCCACCGGGCCCAGGGGCAGCGACTGCTCACCGAGGTGGTGCCCCGGCTGCTGGCCGTCCCGCCCCTGCCCCGTGCCCAGGAGTACGCGCACGCCGCCCTGATCGCGATCTGGCTCGAGCGCTACGACCTGGCCGGTGAACTGCTCGACGCGATCATCACCGCCGCCCGGGCGCAGAGTGCACTGGGAGTGCTGCCACAGGCCCTGGCGATCGGGTCCGAGCTGGCTTTCCACACCGGACGCTGGCGGCAGGCCCGGGAGTTCGCCGGCCGGAGCGTCGAGCTGGCCCGGGAGACGCACCAGGCCGACGTGTACGGCCGCTACTTCATGGCCCGTGACCAGGTGGTGCGCGGACGGACCCGGGAGGCCCTCGGCACGATCGCCCGCACCCACGACGTGACCACCCGTCACGGGGCCACCGGTCTGCACCTGCACACCACCCACGCCCTGGGCCTGCTGGCCCTCGGGGCGGGCGACCTGGCCCAGGCCATCGACCGGCTGGAGCGCACGGGACGCCTGCCGGTGGCCGGGAACACCAGGGACCAGAGCATCGTCCCCTGGGCGTTCGACCTGGTGGAGGCGTACGCCGGGGCGGGGCGCACCGACGACGCGCGACGTCTGCTGGCCACGATCGCGGTGGACGAGGCCCCGGACGGCTGCCGCTCCGACCTGCTGATCGCCCGCACCTGGCGCTGTCGCGGTCTGCTCTCCAATGAAATGACGCACGGCGAAGCGGCTTTCGCTCGCGCGCTCGCCTCCCACGAGCGGTCACCGGTGCCGTTCGAGCAAGCCCGCACCCTGCTTCACTACGGCGAGTACCTGCACCGCCGTCGCCGGCGGACCCGGGCCCGCGACCACCTGCGCCAGGCCCTGGACATCTTCGAGCAGCTCGGCGCCACCGCCTGGGCCCACCGCGCCCGGACCGGGCTGAGGGCCACCGAGGAACCGTCGGCCTGGGGTACGGCTCTGGCCATGACCCGTGCCGGTGAGACGATCCTGGTCAAACCCTCACCCGCGCAACGGATCACCCCCACCGGCCTGCCGGAGATCGGCCCGGGCCCGGGCATCGGGAGAGGCATCGGGAGAGGCATCGGGACCGGCCACGGGACCGGAACCAGCCACGGCGACGGCACCAGCCACAGTGGCGGGACCGGCCATCGGAACGGGACCGGCCACGAACGAGGGACCGACCAAGGCGGCGGAACCGGGCAACGCGACGCGACCGGCCACGAACGAGGAGCCGACCAAGGCGGCGGAACCGGACAACGCGACGCGACCGGCCACGAACGAGGAGCCGACCAAGGCGGCGGAACCGGACAACGCGACGCGACCGGCCACGAACGAGGAGCCGACCAAGGCAGCGGAACCGGACAACGCAACGCGACCGGCCACGAACGAGGGACCGACCCACGGAACCGGGCCGGTCACGGGAACGGCTCCCGTCATGGGAACGAGGGCGGCCTCGGGAGCGGAAACAGTCTGGAGCACAGCCACGGCAGCGGGGCCGGCGCCGGGGCGGGGGCCGAGATCGGCGCCGGATCCCGGCCTCCGAACGGACCGGACACCGCAGCG